The DNA sequence GCAACGGTCTCGAGTTGCGTTCAAAGATATAAATAAAATACTGGATTCCTGCCTTCGCAGGAATGACAGGATAAGAACCACCCCTTTGTCATCCCGCACCGCCCTTTGTCATCCCGCACCGCCCTTTGTCATCCCGCACCGCCCTTTGTCATCCCGCACCACCCCTTTGTCATCCCGCACCGCCCTTTGTCATCCCGCACTTGTTGCGGGATCCAGTCCTTTTTCTCCACCATTATATTACCTTTTTGGCAGCTACCTGGTATTACATAACAATACAAAGAGGAAACACTATGGTGCAATCAGCACAGCAAATCTTTAAGTTCATCAATCGTAATGCCTGCTTTTTTGATGATGTTGTTGAGAGTCCCTTTTTTGATTTCCTTATGAAGTGGAACTACCACCGAAATATTTTTCCCCAGATTGTGCATAAATATATGGCTTCCCCGAATGTGATCTACTACATAGCCAATACGTCTCAATGCTTTGACAACATCCTTTCCGGAGAATGTTTTACTCAAAGCGTCATTTCCACTTCTTTCAAAATGACGTCGGGTGTTGATTTTATCTGATTTAGCTTTTCAAGTCCTTCTATATAAGCATGAATCGCTTCTTTGGCGTTTTCAACAGCCTCCTCCTCAGTATCGCCTTGCGTAAAACAACCATCCAGAGCAGGGACTGTCACGTTAAAACCGCCCTCATCGGCTGGATCAAGTATTACATTGAATTTCATAATAGAAATCTCCTTCTTGACTGCTTTTGCAGTATATATTACTGTAACTTAGTATAATCTAAATGGCCGTTAGCGTCAAATGTAACTGCCAAAAGAGGAAACACTAATGAGGTTTTAGCGGGCAATGGCTTTTGCACAGGACATATAGCCAATAAAACCTCCCCTGTGTTATTATATTTTTATGAGTGGAACGATTATAGAAAAACCACCGGAGGCTGTTTTAAGCAATCCCGACGTCGAACGAATCATCGAGATAATGCCGGAGCTGTCTCCTGAGCATATTAAAGAAGCCGCTGATTTCATAGCGTATCTTGCCGAGAGAGAGCGTAAACATAAAATATTTGTTGAAGAGACTTTGGCCGCT is a window from the Nitrospirota bacterium genome containing:
- a CDS encoding type II toxin-antitoxin system HicA family toxin — its product is MSKTFSGKDVVKALRRIGYVVDHIRGSHIFMHNLGKNISVVVPLHKEIKKGTLNNIIKKAGITIDELKDLLC
- a CDS encoding type II toxin-antitoxin system HicB family antitoxin, coding for MKFNVILDPADEGGFNVTVPALDGCFTQGDTEEEAVENAKEAIHAYIEGLEKLNQIKSTPDVILKEVEMTL